One Microcoleus sp. FACHB-831 DNA window includes the following coding sequences:
- a CDS encoding transposase, with product LIKRSAYGFRNFENFRVRCLLSWHFNC from the coding sequence AACTAATTAAACGCTCTGCTTATGGATTTAGAAATTTTGAAAATTTCCGAGTAAGATGCTTATTAAGCTGGCATTTTAATTGTTAG